The DNA segment GCGGCGGGCGCGAAGATGGCTTTCCTGGCGAGACGCTCGACTTCGAGTCCCCTAATGCCGACGTCATCGCCGGCGAAAGTCAATTGGCGGAAACGCAGATCGAGCAGACGCTGGCCACCGTGTCGACGGTCGTCAGCAGTTTGCAGGCCGAGTTGCCCGACCTGACCTATACGGAGCAGTTCGTGCCCGGCGAAGGAGGCCGTTCCGAAGGGAACAGCCGGCGACCGGGACGCGGGACCGGAGGGGGCACCGGCAGCGGAGATGGTATCGGTTGGGGGAGCGGTTCAGGGCCGGGGGGTGGAGGTCGCTCGCGCGCCGAGCGTTGGGAGATCTTCTACCAGGATGGCGGCACGCTCGAAGAGTACGCCCGCCAACTCGATTTCTTCAAAGTCGAACTGGGGGTGATCGGCGGCACGGCCGAAGTCCAGTATGCCTACAACCTGACCAAGCCGATTCCCGACAAGCGCACCGGGCCCGGGCAGGATGAAAAACGGCTCTACATGTCGTGGCGCAAGGGCTCTCTGCTGCAGGCCGATCAGGAGTTGTTGACGCGGGCCGGTATCTCTCACACGGGGCGGATTGTCGTGCAGTTCTATCCGGCCGAAACTGAGAACCTGCTGGCCCGGGCCGAACGCGACTTCCGCGGACTCGAGGCCAGCCGCATTCGCAAGACACGCTTCGGCGTGCGTCCCTCGAAGACGGGCTTCGAGTTTTTCGTCCTCGATCAGCTTGCGTTCTAGGTTGAACTGGCCCGGCTCGATCCGCGCTCGCGCGTCCTGCTCGTCGGAGGGGGGCCTGTGCTCCTCTCAAAAATGCCTCGCCGACGAGTCGAACCTCGTCTTAAAGTTTCAAAGACTGCCGTGCGATCCGGCACACTGCAAGGCATAGTCGGTTAATTATTCGCTCAGGCCACGGTTAACTTGGCAGAAGTGGCTCGATCTCGATGGTGTGGCGATGAACCATTGCCGGAAAACTCGCAAGTTCTCATGGTTCGCCATCGCTTTCTGGTTCACCGTGATGGGCATGCTGTTCTGGACGTTGTACGACGGAGACTGGGAGGCGGTCCTGTTAGCGGATAATGTCAGGTGGATCAAATCGCTTGATAGTCGCCCTGCTTGGAGCACTCCAATCGCTCCAACATACGAGGAGTTTCAATACGCCTTCCGTGAGCAACCTGGCGAACTTCCCATCACGGCACCCATCAAAGCTCGACTTCGATGGGATCGCATGCTCATGGAGTTCTTGCTTCGACTGTGGGGCGTGGTCGTGGTCTTCGCACTCCTGTCGGTTTCAAATCTTTCCGAGCAACGTAGCCTGGCGAGTTGCCTCGCGCGTTCGTGCGCGGTGACGTTCACGGTCGCCGCGGCACTGTGCCTTGTTCTCTCTGTTGTATTGAACGGTTGGGGCCTTGCCTTCCCGCATGTGTTTGCCATTGTCGGACTGTTGTTGGGATTACTCCACGGAGAAGCGACCTGGAAGCGGCGTCAAGTCAGCTAACGCCGTCGACGACTGAGATTGCATTCATCGCTGGAAAGTGGACCCACCGGGAATCGAACCCGGATTTTCAGACTGCCGGTCTGATGTCTTCCCTTTGGACCATGAGCCCGCGTAGTTCAGTGGACCTGCCTGGGAATCGAACCCAGATTTCCTGGTTGCAGGCCAGGCGTCTTCCCGTTGGACGAGCAGCCCATTCAAGTAGTGGTCAGTGGTCAGTGGTCAGTGGTCAGTGGTCAGTGGTCAGTGGTCAGTGGTCAGTGGTCAGTGGTCAGTGGTCAGTGGTCAGTGGTCAGTGGTCAGTTGGCAGTTGGCAGTTGGCAGTTGGCAGTTGGCAGTTGGCAGTTGGCAGTTGGCAGTTGGCAGTTGGCAGTTGGCAGTTGGCAGTTGCCGGCCCAGGTCGATCCACTGATCACTAGCCACTGCCCCCTGCTTGCTCACGGCTTGCGCGCCAAAACGGCATTCCGCTCGGCGACCATTTTTTCAAACGCTTCATCGGCCGGCCGGATCTCGAACGGACCTATCTTCACGCCGGGATGCTTCGATATCAGCGCGACGGCGTGTTCCAAATCGCGGGCTTCGAGCAGCAAGATGCCCCCCAGCACTTCCTTGGTCTCGGAAAACGGGCCATCGGTGGCTTCCACCTCGCCCCCTCGCATCTTCAGCGTGACCGCCTTTTGTGCGGAGGAGAGCGCTTCGCCCCCGAGAAAATGCCCACCGCGCCGCAGCTCGTCGTCGTAGGCCAGGCACTCGTCCATCAGGCGCTGCGTTTCATCCTGCGGAAGCTCGGCAAATTTCGTTTCGTCGAAGTATCCCAGGCAGACGAATTTCATCACATTCCTCGTTTGTTGGCGGCACGGTGTGAACTTGATCCCAGCCTGGATCGCTGCCAGGCTTCTGTCCATTGGTCGAACGGCAGCGGCAGAAATCGACACGGCGGACGAGATTTTCCGGAAAAAATGCCCGTGGATCGTGCCGTCGATGGGGCCTGCCGGGTCGCCGACAATCTCTGAAGCGGGTTCGCTTCCGTGGTTTCAGTCGGGCAGTCCGACGCCTATTTCAAAAAGAAGGCAGCTTTAGCACAAGCTCTATCTGGCCTGGTGATGACCCCTGCGACGTTGAAAGTCGCAGGGTCTGCACACGGGCGTGTTCGACCCTTCATCACCTTTACCCCTGTTGTTGATGTCTCCATCGCCCAACAGCAGGCGGTCGTGCCACGAGCCTTCTGAGTTCGGGTCGAGTCTCCCGTCGGACACTCTCGCCTTGCTCGATCGCTTTCCTGCTCCGGGAAGCAGGTCCACGATCCCCTTGCGGGCAAACGCGACCGCCTTGCGGCGAATCGCTGTAGGCACTTCGACTCTGTAGCACACACGGTTTGTTGCCGCTCCTTGCGGATGGGCAGCTTCCCGGACACTTCCGAGTGTCGGCTTGCGCCGATGGGCACGTTTCACGAGAACCGCATTGAAGCCGTGATCTTCTGGGCAGCATTGCGCTGTTGGGCAGCGCCTCACACCCTCAGTTGCTTGGCGGCCTCTCGTTCCCAAAACGATTACCCGCCAGCGTCGTTGCCACACGCCACCGACGAACGAACGCCGGCGCGGTGAACTGCCTTTCGTCTATCTCTCCTGCCGAGAGCCGATTGCCCGTGCCAGGCAAATCGGTTTCAGGTCCGGGCGACATCACGGACCGTTTATCGCTCCACGTGGCCGATGTGCGAGAAACTGCGAGTAAACAGCTCCGACCATGTGCAAGCAAGACCTGCACGAGGAACGCATCGTTCACGTGGAATTCAATCACTTCAATTGTCAAAGATCAGCGCGCACGCTGAGCGCACGCCGAGAACGGGGGAGCAGTCGAACCGTGGACCGCAGGAAAGAGAAGATCGCGTTCGAGCTCGATTATTCCCTGAAATCTTTTTTTGTTCTGCCGCTCTTCTGTTCTCGTGTTCGGATTGCGAGTTGCGAAATGCAAACGTGGATCGGGAGACGCTCGTCGACCACCGCTGCGCGGCGGTGCCCGCGTCTGCGGCTTTTCAGGCCACCGCTACACCATCTCAGCTACCGACCCGGTTCATAGGTGTTGCGTCGTTTCCTCCGCGGCGTCACGCTCCGGACAACAAAAAAGCCCGCTGTCTTGGTGACACCGGGCTTGAGCAGCCAGCAGGTTGCAGCCAAGCGTCACAAGCGTAGCGGTTGCGCCAAGAAATGTGTCTCTCGCCGTGTCAACAACGAGACTATTCGGGGCGCAAGAGCCGCCTCGGCAAATCGTTCGTTGAACTGGATCGGCCGCAAAAGGATCATGGCGGAACGAAGGCAAGAAGTTCGCATGGTGTCACGCCGCGTACGCCGCGACGTCATTCCTACTAAACCCGACAGACACGGAATAAGTTTCGGCGGTTCGCTCAGAAAAATGAAGCCGGCCGGCCGGTGGTCGTCGCTGCCATCTGTCGCCGTAAGAAGGCTCGACGATGCCGCGGTACCTTAACGAGATCACCCCGCCGCGTGAAAGTGATCGAGTCGTTGCGGCAAGTCGCGCACGAACTTGGCATCCACGTGCGGCGGAAGGCCTGAGTATTGAATCTTGCGACTGGACATCCAGGCTTTAGCGCGGTGCGTACCTGCTCGTGGCTGATGGCCTCGACGATTACTGGTCGGACCAGGCAGGGCCGGCCGCATCGGCCTTTAAGAGCATTTGCGCTCGCCGGACCTGCTAGCTCGAACCGCTGAGATTCTCGATGATCTCACACAAGGCTTCGCGCCTTCGCTGCCTGCTGCACAATGGACTGTTTGGGCATGGGACACTTCCTTGTGACCCCAATCAATCACCAACAGCCAACCCAAGCTGCTGGGTTTGACAAAACAACAGTAGTATCCCCGACAGGATTCGAACCTGTAACCTTCGGCTCCGGAGGCGGCGATCCGGCAGGGAACTGCACTCAGCGACACGTTCACAACTCGCGCATCGAAGCCAAGTTGTGAAGGAAAACGCAAGACCGACAGGCAGGCGTCGGTTGTCCGAATTTTACGCGATTTCGCAGGAATTGCCAGCGCTTCTGCATCAAATTTTGTATTTCATCGACTTAGAAACCGGATCGACGGCCTGCGCCACTTCTCGGTTGGAAGTCATTCATCGCGTCATTCGGCGTTGATACGCAATCGCGAAATCGGCGCTGCGATTGTAATCTGATCCGCGCGGTATGGTGCATCGAGCATGCATATCGCGATGCCTAAGCGCACGGCCAACCTACCGCACCCAAAAACTTCTTACTTCCCCGGCTTCTAAGCATTCTTCTTCGCACCTCGGCTGACGATCAACCAGAGTGCATGAACCGTGCCTGGTATCCAGCCAAGAAGTGTGAGGATCAGGTTGATCCAGAAATGAGTGCTGAGACCCACGACCAAGAACGCAGCCAAGGGCGGAAGAAGTAATGCCAAAAGGATCAACAGAACCGTCCACATTTTGTGCCGCCTTTCGCTAATCGCCTGGTTTCTCTTGCGAGAACACTAATACGCTGTAGGGTCCGATGTTAATCGTTCCGGATGCAGGAAAGCCATCTCTGCGAACGGAATTCGCTTGCTGCGGACCCTCTGGGGTCACAGCGCCCGTGATCACATCGGAACAAGCCTGGTTTCCAAAGCCGCGGCTATAACCGCTCCAGTCGCTGTTCAGCCGTAGTCGCCAAGTTTCCGGCGCCGGAAATCCCAGCCGATAGTTCTCGTGGGCAAGATGGGAGAGATTCACCACGACCACCACGTCGTCGCCGGGGCCGCCTTGGTGCCAGCGATGATAGGCGATCACGTTGTCGGCCTGATTCTGATGGAACGTGTTCAGTCCAGAGCCCGTAAGCCCTCGCGTCGAACGGATGAGCCAATCCTGGCATGCGAGCGAGTCAAGCCGACCAACCTCGGAAAGCTGGCTGCGAAGGATCCTCCGGCGGACAAATGCGAGGGACTGGCGGCAGCTCGGCAAGCGGACATGTCCAGTTGTGGAAGGCCTCATTCGGGCAGCGTGTAGCGCGCCTCGATGAGGCTGCGGATCAAGCGTCGCGATTCGACAGGATGCAGGTCCTGCCTGCGTTCAATCTGCTCCGCCTGCTCGGCTAGGTAGCTGTCCTTCACGGCGCCGCGGAACCATCGCGAGTAGTCGCCGCGGCGCAGATGGTACAGCCAGGTTTCTTCGTCTACGCCTTCGGCAATTTGCGCGAACATGGCCAAATTCTGCGCGCGGATATTCTGCCGACCTCCGGGGCCGCGAAAGAAGAAACTGCGATGGCGCATGTTTCCTTCGGCGTACTTGCGGTGATGCCGAATTCGTTCCGCGCTGCCGGGAACAATCTGTATCGGAAATGGCGGCTCGTTCTTGTGCGGGAACCAAACGACCGCGTTGCCGCGCTGACTGGACAACCCCTCGGGCCAATCGAGCGGCTGACCGATCGCGTCGGCAAACTTCCGGATCGTCTTCTGTGGCGAAGGACCGACGGCGATGACGACATCCACGAGCCTCAGCACCAGCGGCGCCAGATGATCGGGATGAACGGTCACGAGCACGGTTTCTCCCAGGCTTTGCGGCAATGCTCGCCCCAAGTGGGCCCACTCGCCAGGCAACATGTGGTGAGCCTCATCGAGAACAATCCAGTGCGGACGCCCCGTGCGCGTGCGAATAGCCTGCAAGTTGGGAAACAGTTGGCCGAAAAACTCGGGCCGGTCGGCGAGTGGAATCCCTAACAAGTTGACGTTGAGGGTGACCTTCGGATCTTCCAGCAGGGCCAGCACCTCGCCAACGCTCACCGGGTGGTTCTGGTTGCCAATCGTGATCACGTCGGGCAAGGTTCCGTAATCCCCTTCGGGATCGACGATACAGAGTTGATATTCCTGTTCCATGAGCCGCTCCACGATTCCGGCGGAGACAGTCGATTTGCCGCTGCCGGACGGACCTGCGATCAGGATGTTGACGCCATACGGCGAGATGGTAACGTCCGACCCGTCCTCTCGTCGGCCGATGGTCATCAGGTGCTGAGGCAGGTGGGCTTGCATGCGGCACAGGTCGTTGGCGAGCAACTCATCGACGAGCTCCGCGAAGCCATCTCCGTTCGACGCCTGGGTGACCAGGCTCGCCGCTTGCAAAATCGACGGCACGGCATTGGCGACCGTCGCCGAGCATTCGCTGCGCTGCAGGAAAGAATGATCGTTTTCCGAATCGCCGATTCCCACGACTTCGTGCCGCGAGAGGCCGAGCTTGCGCAGTGCATAGTCCATGCCCGTGGACTTGTTGACGCACGCCGGCAACACCATCACCGCCGCGCGGTTGAAGATGACTTGCAGTTCCAGCCCCATTTCCTGAATGACTTGAACCACGGCCGTATGATGAGGCAACCAGGTCGCGACGATGACCCGCCCTACTTCGAGCGGCTCCACGCGCAGCTCCTTGAGCCGTTCGATAAAACGGGGCGACGGAGGCTTGGCCAGTGACGTTTCTTTGCGAGTCGCCGGCTCGTAAATGACGGCGCCGTTTTCGGCGACAACGCAATCAAACAGATCGAGCTGAGGAAAGACGGAGAGCAGGTCATCGAGTCGCCTGCCGGTAATCAGGACCGCGCGGCGACCCGAAGAACGGAGACGCTGAATCGCCGCGATGGCCGCGCCGGAAGGGCGCCCCTCCTGGGCAATGACGCCGTCATAGTCGGTCACGACTGCCAGGTAACGCACAGAAAACCCTTCCGGAGACGTCGTGTCGCAGATGCTTCGCCAGGTTCACGCCGGTGAGATCGCCACCTTGAGCACGCCGTCGCGCTGGTTCGCAAACAGGTCGTAGGCCTCTTCGATTTGATCGAGCTTGAACCGGTGCGTAACGAGCGGCTGCAGGTCCGCTCGCCCGGCCGCGAGGACGTTCATCAGACGCCGCATCCGTTCCTTGCCCCCGGGGCACAGCGTCGTCACCAGCGTATGGTCACCGAGCCCGGCGGCGAAGGCATCCGGCGGCAGGGTCAGTTTGCCCGCATAGACTCCCAGGCTGGAGAGCGTGCCGCCGGGCCTGAGCACGCGCAGGCAACTTTCAAAGGTTGTTTGAGTGCCGAGTGCCTCAATGGCAACATCCACGCCGCGGCCGTCGGTGGCATTCATGATGACCGCTACCGGGTCTTGCTCTTTGAAGTTGATCACCTGATCGGCGCCGAGCGTGCGAGAGACGGTAAGCCGCTCATTCAATCCGTCGACCGTAAAGAGGTGAGTCGCTCCGCAAAGCCTGGCTCCCACGGTGGCGCACAGGCCGATGGGGCCTTGAGCGAAGACCGCGACAGAATCTCCAATTCGGATGCCCCCGCGCTGCGCCCCCGCAAACCCGGTGTTCATGATGTCGGGGCACATGAGCACCTGTTCGTCCGTGAGGCCATCAGGAATCGGGGCGAGATTGGCCATCGCGTCCGGGATCAACACGTATTCCGCCTGGCAGCCGTCGATGGTGTTTCCCAGCCGCCAACCACCCATCGCCTTGCCGCCGCATTGCGCCTGATCGCCATTGAGACAGGCGTGGCATTGGCCACAGGGAGTGATCGCGCCGGCAATCACACGCTGTCCGACCGAGTAGCCCGATACCGCGGAGCCAAGCTCTTCGATCACGCCGACCGGTTCGTGACCCACGGTGAGCCCGCGCGCCACGGGATACTCCCCCTTGAGAATATGCACGTCGGTGCCGCAGATGGTGGTTGTCGTGACGCGTAATAGCGCGTCGCGTGGCCCGACTTGGGGAATCGGCTTGTCCACCAGGACGATCCGGCCGGGTTCTGCAAAGATGGCTGCCTTCATGGGTGATTATCCATGGCTTTCAGGTTCCAGGGTGCATCGGTCAGCCAGCAGGCTGGGTTGGCGACACGAATTCATCGGGTTTAACCGTCATGATGCTGGCCGTCATCTTTGCACAGCCACATTCTAGCGGCACACGCGCGTGTCACACGCATTTCGCGCACGGCGAACATCAACTTAGCCCGTGATTGTCGCCCTCGTCGCTGGGCGAGCCCTGACGCAGGACGCATAATACGTCTCTCGTGAGGCGCGGAGCACCGACGCTCTGCGCCTCGCGGTTTTTGGTGAAACGTTTCCAGGTGTCGAGTTGCGCAATGTCGAGCAGGAATGTACCGCTGGATCGATTGAATGATGCCTGGAGCGACGAGTGCGGTCTGGAGCGGGACGAGGCCGAGCGACGGCTTGCGCAATATGGGCCCAACGACATTCTCGAATCGCCGCCGAATCGCTGGTGGCATCTCATGCTGGAAACGGCGAAAGATCCGATGCTCTGGTTCTTCGCCGGCACGAGTGCTCTGTATGCCTTCGTGGGGCAACACACGGAAGCGATGACGCTGTTGATCGCTATTCTTCCGTTGCTGGGGATGGATATCTATCTGCATCGGCGGACGCAGGCGTCCACCGCGGGACTTGCCAGCCGGTTGGCGACAACAGCCACAGTTCTTCGCAACGGTGTCGCCGTAAAAGTGCCATCGAGAGAACTTGTCCCGGGGGATCTCGTGCTTGCCCGACAGGGGGATCCGCTGCCTGCCGACGGAGTGATCATTGCCGGAGAGGAGATGCAGGTCGATGAATCAGCCCTCACCGGCGAGGCTTACCCGGTCATCAAACGACCGATTTCCCAGACGCCCTCTTCAGGAAGTGAACCGCGCATCGATGAAGCTCACTGGGCTTTTGCGGGCACGAGGATGCTGACGGGTAGCGCACGGCTGCGCGTGGTATTCACTGGCAAAGAAACCGTCTACGGCGAGATCGTGCGTTCGGCGGTCCACGGCGCGCATGAAAGCACCCCGCTGCAGCAGGCAATTGGCCGCCTGGTGAAAGTCTTGTTGGTCGCGGCGATTGCCGTTTGCCTGCTCCTGGCAGGCATCCGTCTTTATCAGGGAAATTCGTGGCTCGATGCGCTGATTAGCGCGGTCACCCTGGCGACGGCGGCGATTCCCGAAGAGTTTCCGGTCGTATTTACCTTCTTTCTGGGAGTGGGAGTCTATCGATTGGCACAGCGCCAGGCATTGGTCCGGCGTGCCGTCACAGTCGAGAACATCGGGCGGGTAACATGCATCTGCTCTGACAAAACCGGAACGATCACCGAAGGGCAGTTGGTTCTCGCGCACCTCATTCCGGCGCCTGCCAACAATGAAGATCGACTGCTGTCGCTGGCGTGTTGGGCCTCGCGCGCCGACAGCGGCGATCCGATGGACGAAGCCATCTATCGGCGTACTCCCGAGGGTGCTCAGCGCGCCGATTTCGAGCGGCTGGTCACCTTTCCTTTTACCGAGGATCGCAAGCGTGAAACGGCAGTTACGCGAGACTGTTCAGGCCAGACGACGGTTGTCTCCAAGGGCGCGGCGGAAGTCATCCTTGGCATGTGCCCTCTTACCGCCGACGAGAAGGCAAGATGGCTGGCCCAATTGGAGGAGCTCGCCGCCAGTGCGCATAAGGTCATCGCCGTTGCATCACGCCCCACAGATGCCATTGAATCCTTCGCCCAAGAACCCGACGAGGGCTTCGTATTCGCCGGGCTGCTGGCCTTTGAAGACCCGGTTCGTCGTGGAGTGCCGGAGGCGGTCGCGTCTTGTTTGTCTGCGGGAATTCGCCCCATCATGGTCACCGGCGACCATCCTCTGACGGCGCGAGCCGTGGCGCAAGAGGTGGGAATTGGTGGTGACCATCCGCGGGTCGTGCTCGGGGACGAAATTGAGAACCTGGCAAAGAGCGGCAATTCTGATCTGGCCAGCGTCGACGTGGTCGCGCGAGCGAAGCCGGCCCAGAAGCTCATGCTCGTGAAAGCCCTGCAAGAGGCGGGCGAAATCGTGGCGGTGACCGGCGACGGCGTGAACGATGTGCCGGCTCTCCAGGCCGCCGATATCGGTGTGGCAATGGGGGAGCGAGGCACTCGCAGTGCTCGTGAAGTCGCGTCGATCGTCTTGCTGGACGACAACTTTCGAACGATTGTCGGCGCGATCGCCGAGGGAAGGCAGCTATTTCAGAACTTGCAGTTGAGCTTTCAATATCTCCTTATCATTCATATTCCCCTGGTGCTTACGGCCACGCTTATTCCATTGGCCGGTTTCCCGCTGCTTTATCTGCCCGTTCATATTGTATGGATTGAAATCCTGATTCATCCCACCGCGATGCTCGTGTTTCAGGAAACGGCTGCGAAGAAGCTTGTTCGCAAAAACCATGTCTCCGGGAAAGCGACCTTCTTTAATGCAACACAGTGGACGATGTTGCTGCTGACGGGGTTGGTAATCGCCGGCACGGTTTCGGCGGGCTTTCTACGTAGTCTGGAGGGAGCCGACAACGTGGAACATGGTCGAGCAATGGCGCTGGCGACCTTCACGGCGGCGAGCGCAGCCATTACGGCCGTCCTCAGTCGCCTCCGAACTCGCGCAGCATGGATCATGTGTCTTGGCACCGTCCTCTCTTCATTCATTCTGATTCAGACACCAGGGCTCGATACGCTGCTGCATCTGTCCCCCTTGCATTGGGATGACTGGGCATTGGTGCTTGTGGCAAGCGGATGCGCCGCCGCCGTCCCACTCGGCTTTGCAGCTTGGAACAAAGGTTCTTTCGACAAATGGCGCTCCGGATAGCCGTCGCGCTTCATACGCTCCTGACGGACGATCTCACGCTTGCTGGGTGAATTGAGCGGATCGCCGCCGATTTTGATCTCTCCGTTGCGCTTGCAGTGTCCGATCATGACGCCCGTGCTCGATACGCGCGAACTGGTCAGCTTGTATGCGTGTGGCGCCGAGCCGTCGGCAAACAGCTTTTTGCCGCCGCCGAATACCGCAGGCGACA comes from the Pirellulales bacterium genome and includes:
- a CDS encoding YqaE/Pmp3 family membrane protein; this encodes MWTVLLILLALLLPPLAAFLVVGLSTHFWINLILTLLGWIPGTVHALWLIVSRGAKKNA
- a CDS encoding YciI family protein, encoding MKFVCLGYFDETKFAELPQDETQRLMDECLAYDDELRRGGHFLGGEALSSAQKAVTLKMRGGEVEATDGPFSETKEVLGGILLLEARDLEHAVALISKHPGVKIGPFEIRPADEAFEKMVAERNAVLARKP
- a CDS encoding alpha amylase C-terminal domain-containing protein translates to MRPSTTGHVRLPSCRQSLAFVRRRILRSQLSEVGRLDSLACQDWLIRSTRGLTGSGLNTFHQNQADNVIAYHRWHQGGPGDDVVVVVNLSHLAHENYRLGFPAPETWRLRLNSDWSGYSRGFGNQACSDVITGAVTPEGPQQANSVRRDGFPASGTINIGPYSVLVFSQEKPGD
- a CDS encoding HAD family hydrolase; this translates as MRYLAVVTDYDGVIAQEGRPSGAAIAAIQRLRSSGRRAVLITGRRLDDLLSVFPQLDLFDCVVAENGAVIYEPATRKETSLAKPPSPRFIERLKELRVEPLEVGRVIVATWLPHHTAVVQVIQEMGLELQVIFNRAAVMVLPACVNKSTGMDYALRKLGLSRHEVVGIGDSENDHSFLQRSECSATVANAVPSILQAASLVTQASNGDGFAELVDELLANDLCRMQAHLPQHLMTIGRREDGSDVTISPYGVNILIAGPSGSGKSTVSAGIVERLMEQEYQLCIVDPEGDYGTLPDVITIGNQNHPVSVGEVLALLEDPKVTLNVNLLGIPLADRPEFFGQLFPNLQAIRTRTGRPHWIVLDEAHHMLPGEWAHLGRALPQSLGETVLVTVHPDHLAPLVLRLVDVVIAVGPSPQKTIRKFADAIGQPLDWPEGLSSQRGNAVVWFPHKNEPPFPIQIVPGSAERIRHHRKYAEGNMRHRSFFFRGPGGRQNIRAQNLAMFAQIAEGVDEETWLYHLRRGDYSRWFRGAVKDSYLAEQAEQIERRQDLHPVESRRLIRSLIEARYTLPE
- a CDS encoding NAD(P)-dependent alcohol dehydrogenase; its protein translation is MKAAIFAEPGRIVLVDKPIPQVGPRDALLRVTTTTICGTDVHILKGEYPVARGLTVGHEPVGVIEELGSAVSGYSVGQRVIAGAITPCGQCHACLNGDQAQCGGKAMGGWRLGNTIDGCQAEYVLIPDAMANLAPIPDGLTDEQVLMCPDIMNTGFAGAQRGGIRIGDSVAVFAQGPIGLCATVGARLCGATHLFTVDGLNERLTVSRTLGADQVINFKEQDPVAVIMNATDGRGVDVAIEALGTQTTFESCLRVLRPGGTLSSLGVYAGKLTLPPDAFAAGLGDHTLVTTLCPGGKERMRRLMNVLAAGRADLQPLVTHRFKLDQIEEAYDLFANQRDGVLKVAISPA
- a CDS encoding cation-transporting P-type ATPase, yielding MSSRNVPLDRLNDAWSDECGLERDEAERRLAQYGPNDILESPPNRWWHLMLETAKDPMLWFFAGTSALYAFVGQHTEAMTLLIAILPLLGMDIYLHRRTQASTAGLASRLATTATVLRNGVAVKVPSRELVPGDLVLARQGDPLPADGVIIAGEEMQVDESALTGEAYPVIKRPISQTPSSGSEPRIDEAHWAFAGTRMLTGSARLRVVFTGKETVYGEIVRSAVHGAHESTPLQQAIGRLVKVLLVAAIAVCLLLAGIRLYQGNSWLDALISAVTLATAAIPEEFPVVFTFFLGVGVYRLAQRQALVRRAVTVENIGRVTCICSDKTGTITEGQLVLAHLIPAPANNEDRLLSLACWASRADSGDPMDEAIYRRTPEGAQRADFERLVTFPFTEDRKRETAVTRDCSGQTTVVSKGAAEVILGMCPLTADEKARWLAQLEELAASAHKVIAVASRPTDAIESFAQEPDEGFVFAGLLAFEDPVRRGVPEAVASCLSAGIRPIMVTGDHPLTARAVAQEVGIGGDHPRVVLGDEIENLAKSGNSDLASVDVVARAKPAQKLMLVKALQEAGEIVAVTGDGVNDVPALQAADIGVAMGERGTRSAREVASIVLLDDNFRTIVGAIAEGRQLFQNLQLSFQYLLIIHIPLVLTATLIPLAGFPLLYLPVHIVWIEILIHPTAMLVFQETAAKKLVRKNHVSGKATFFNATQWTMLLLTGLVIAGTVSAGFLRSLEGADNVEHGRAMALATFTAASAAITAVLSRLRTRAAWIMCLGTVLSSFILIQTPGLDTLLHLSPLHWDDWALVLVASGCAAAVPLGFAAWNKGSFDKWRSG